tgatcAGACATTTCGGATGACAGCCGTGACGAGACCACGTGGCTGAGCTGGAGGCCCGCCAGGTCGGTTTACTCTCAAACAACCAATCCAGTCCGGTTCTGACCCAACATTTTATCAACATGCGCTCGTAATCTctggttgtgttgtggtttcCCTGCAGGCTGACCTGGAGGCTCGCTCACTACGGGTCCTGGTGGTTTCCTTCGGCGTCTCGGAGGGAGCTCAGCTGTGGCTCCAGCAGACCGGATGTCACTTTGACATGATGCTGGATCCAGAGAGAGAGGTCAGcgtgtgtttcttcttcctgaTCAACTCTATGAAACGTGTCATTTTAAAGATACTATTAGATTTATATCTATATTCAATGCTGGTGGGCCGCTGCGATATATGGAAACTAAAGGttggaccatagactgtatataaagatggacgacatgactgcagTAAAGtccataaaccctgcctcctccatgttagtggatgggacatggaccaaacgaaaaaagtcaaaatacacttttttgCATTTGATCCAATGGGTCCTGACCTTGATGCCACGGCTCCTccgatcgctactgtgcagactcactttctggatagtggagacgcgtcgtccatctttagaaaCAGTCTGTGACCAGACTGAGGGAACCAGACGGTCGAGCAGCTGTTTGATGATGTGTCATAAAAGTCTTTGCACGCTCCAAACCTCCAAGTCCGTCTCTAGATGTGAGCAGATGTGAGATGGAAACAAAGGCAACGAACCAAAATGTGGAGACAGAGACGATTTTCCAAATCTTTTTCAGATCTACAGGAGTTTCGGCCTCGGCTCGTCCTACGCCAAGGTGATGAAGTTCGGCTACCTGCTGCAGGTCTCAGAGTACAGAGCTGTGGACATAGACATGCCCGACATCCCCCCCCGCCTGCTGGAGGACCTCTACCAGGTCAGAGACTGTCTGACGTCCAAATTATTCAATATCTATTCACCAATTTCTCtcaataagaataaaaacaatgattaaTGTGTTTTAACCCTTTCAGATGGGAGGAGACTTTTTACTGGATGAAGCAGGACACGTGCTTCTTTCTCACCCGTCTAAAAACCCCATGGACAGGCCGACGGTGACGGACATCCTGCAGGTGGCGGACGGTGCCGAGGGCTCGGCCGTCTCTGCGTTGAACCGTCAGTACGTGGCCTTAAAGCTGTGAGACACGCGTGTGAACGTGTGACGACACAGAACCGGGGGTTAAAACACGTCACTGACACCACAGAGTGAGAGCAGCTCTTCGTCTCACGTGAATGACGTCACGTCTCGCTCTCATGACGCCATGAAGAGGCGTGACCGATGAAAACCCCGTACGACAAAGACGTCTGATCTCCTCTGTGGTGTCGGTGCTGTGAACATTTTTAGATTGAGTAGAACGACTTGATTCCAATTGAACATTGTCCCTGATTTATATCTAAATTTTAATTTGATAGTTATAAACGATACTGATGAagcaaatctgtgttttacCTCCTTTTTGCCCTTTTTAACTAATCAGAAAATGAAGCTGTAAAACATGTCAACCTGTAGAAAaaatttattaaacatttacattcagaCGTTTATGTACATTGCAGCCCTCTGATTTTATGAATTGTAGGACGCACAGTAACGAGTCGTCTCTTCGGGGGCGTGTGAAACTCTAGAAATCTCTATTTTCATCAGTTTTCCGGCACAGTCACGTCCTGTGTCAGCGTTTATTCAAACACCGTCACAGATCCACAGTAACTGAGTAGCTCTGCCTCATTCCAGTTAAATTAAATACACACTGGTCTGTATCTTCCAGGGGTCAGTTTGtgcttttcatgttttctcttcttggTAAATTTTTCGAAACAAATATTTAGAATCCTGTGCTTGACATCGCAGCAGACTCCCGACTGACTGACTCACATTCACGTCACCGCAGCTgcaccaacaacacaacatttacattagtAACATCATCTCACAAAGTCTCATTCTGACGTTAAATAGCAGCACGCACAAAGGTCACTTTAAAGGGCCACCCTGTCGTCGAACTCGCACACATAGTTCATGGTCCGGTCACAGTAGTGGTCCCACCAGTCGCCGTCGTCTGACGACATGGCCACGCAGTTCTCCCGCCTCCCGCCGTCCGGCTGACTGGACAGGAAGTGCCTGCGCCACTGGAAGTACGAGACCCGCGTCCCGTCGTCGAACAGGTACATGCCGTCGGATCGCAGGTCGTTGATGCCCAGCCACACGGGCCAGTTGCCCGGGTGGAAGAAGGACTTCACGTAGTCGGCCAGGGCCTCCTGCTCCTTGCGGTCGCGCGGCATCGCCATGCGGCCGCCGCGTTCCAGGCACTTTTTGGACGCGCCGGCGTAATCCACGTAGCTGTTGTACACCAGATAACATTTGTATCCCATCCTGCGTCCTTTCTGACAACCTGAGAGGCACAGGAACACAAGTCGGACgctttatttcatgtttatagAACCATATGACTTCAAATAAATTCGTATAGATTTgcggttgtgtttttgttcaactGATAAATGAGGTAAAATCTTCTCCCCCTTTCTAGTTCTGTCTTTGTATCTAAGAACTACTTCGCTCGCTGCTAAGGAGTTTAGAGaatatttatctgctgctgctaaaCACGATCGATGAGGGAAACAAACTTTGAAAAAgccatgaaaccaaaacaatgtgcTAAAAGACACTCAAACGCTCTGCAGGCCGAAGTGAACTGCGTTCGTGATATTTAGcagaattcattcattcagttatTTCTCCGACAGTTTGTATACAAATATTcatcagtgcagctttaagtgTTGAGTTTCTGTTCAGAACTTTCTGGAAACTTTATCTAGAAACTGTCCTCCGAGCTCCGGCAGCCGTGAGTATCTGGAGGATCAGCAGACAGGAACCTTTGAGCCATGTCGTGTTTTCCTTGGTTTGTCAGACATGAGTCACATCATAACAACACAGTCAGACTGATGAGACCCAGATTTCCTCCTGGATTTGACTTGTTCTCACGTCACCATCGTGTTTGATACTGAACAACTTCcactcctccatgtttgtgaatgttttcTCCACGTTGTGTTTCTCACAgacgagtgagtgagtgtgagacaaCATCTAAACTAGTTATTAATGTTGAATAATGTCCTGAGAGGAACATTTACATATGCTCAGCTTTTATATTTCAAGGTATCTTGTTTGGTTTTAACTTTTTGGTGATAAACTACACATATCGACGATCTCAGGGCTCCGTATGTGCATTTTGGGACATTTCAGTTATCGTTCTGTCTAAACAATACAACCTAAATCTACcttaaataacaaatattgccagaaatttgtttttattatatataaataaataacgcAGCGGTACCTTCCAGTCTTCCGACCTCCTTGCGGTTGTCCTTGCTGTGCAGACGAACCTCCCGGATGTcgtcctccagctcccccaTTTTAGCTGCCATGGTAACGATGAGGAACAACAGAAACCAGGAGACTTTACTTCGTGATTATGAgtcttaaattaaaataatggtCTATTGTAGATGATTCGCTTGGGAGTAAGTGAGCGTCTCACCGTCCATCCTGGACAGACGGTCCATCAGCTGACTGACTTTCACATCCAGCGTGTAGTGGCCAACGTTCAGCTTGTGGATGGCCTGGTCCATACCGGCCAGTCGGGACACTGAGGGACAAGATGGGTTTTAATAGGAACTGGAGACGAGGATCGTGATTATAATGCTTCTGTGGAGTCTGATAGAAATGTTGTTATGATCAATACCAACGTGATCTGAACATGTGTAAAATGACGTACAGACGTAGTTGTATGAGTTTTCAAAGTCTGACATTGGACTCGTTGGTTCTGGTTCAGGCTCTGGAATGATGTCGGGGTTATCTCCTCTCGCCATCTTCACGTCTGGCAGAGacgccttcacacacacacacacacacacacacacacaaacatacacgtATTACTTTGTGAAATCAAACCCAGCTTCATCAGAACTAATCAAAAGTAAGTTTTAGACACTCAAAACAAACTAGTTATTTCTAAAATATTTATATCATCATCTGAGGTCAA
This window of the Hippoglossus stenolepis isolate QCI-W04-F060 chromosome 20, HSTE1.2, whole genome shotgun sequence genome carries:
- the clec11a gene encoding C-type lectin domain family 11 member A, whose product is MGPAATSLALLSLCSLGVCVPTGTGDAAATQASLPDVKMARGDNPDIIPEPEPEPTSPMSDFENSYNYVLSRLAGMDQAIHKLNVGHYTLDVKVSQLMDRLSRMDAKMGELEDDIREVRLHSKDNRKEVGRLEGCQKGRRMGYKCYLVYNSYVDYAGASKKCLERGGRMAMPRDRKEQEALADYVKSFFHPGNWPVWLGINDLRSDGMYLFDDGTRVSYFQWRRHFLSSQPDGGRRENCVAMSSDDGDWWDHYCDRTMNYVCEFDDRVAL
- the selenol gene encoding selenoprotein L, producing the protein MAADVDTVARALELLVNLGQVLLQEAQQDAAASLETFVPRKISTLFGLITAGLDFYRSLGVKKRSEAEAVWQKFYHHAAVREQVDELLQLESEWDSFLQGVDRDLHTTDRQLSGVKSPDSLSPDVTITDARSGKSVTLGEYQGQKLLLVLIRHFGUQPURDHVAELEARQADLEARSLRVLVVSFGVSEGAQLWLQQTGCHFDMMLDPEREIYRSFGLGSSYAKVMKFGYLLQVSEYRAVDIDMPDIPPRLLEDLYQMGGDFLLDEAGHVLLSHPSKNPMDRPTVTDILQVADGAEGSAVSALNRQYVALKL